In a single window of the Rhodamnia argentea isolate NSW1041297 chromosome 2, ASM2092103v1, whole genome shotgun sequence genome:
- the LOC115736228 gene encoding serine acetyltransferase 1, chloroplastic — MAACIDTSRRESCQLSRDPNKSQGDDLSRKFAKCCRPSFRDSVSSMIPMCQNRGKVASSSSSASVEALDAREGKDDLWFEMQEEALSDACQEPILCNYYHNSILRHNSLGSALANHLSVKLSNSSICSRTLFDLFKGVFDDDPEIMSAVEADLRAVKQRDPACKTYIHCFLNFKGFLAFQSHRVAHKLWSQRRESLAFLLQNRVSEVFGVDIHPGARIGRGILVDHATGVVVGETAVIGNNVSILHNVTLGGTGKVSGDRHPKIGDGVLIGAGTCILGNISIGDGAKIGAGSVVLKDVPPRRTAVGNPARLIGGKENPIGLEKLPSFTMDQTSHISEWSDYVI, encoded by the coding sequence ATGGCCGCTTGCATAGACACTTCCAGGAGAGAAAGTTGCCAGCTTTCCCGCGATCCAAACAAGTCCCAAGGCGACGATCTTTCGCGTAAGTTCGCGAAATGCTGCCGGCCCAGTTTCCGTGATAGCGTTTCCTCGATGATACCCATGTGCCAGAATCGCGGGAAAGTCGCGTCCTCGTCCTCATCCGCGTCCGTCGAAGCCCTCGATGCAAGGGAAGGTAAAGATGATTTGTGGTTTGAGATGCAAGAAGAGGCTCTTTCCGATGCCTGTCAAGAACCCATCTTGTGCAATTACTATCATAACTCGATTTTGCGTCATAACTCGTTGGGAAGTGCTCTGGCGAATCATCTCTCTGTTAAATTGAGCAATTCAAGCATTTGTAGTAGAACCCTTTTCGATCTTTTCAAGGGTGTCTTTGACGATGACCCTGAAATCATGAGTGCTGTTGAGGCTGACTTGAGAGCAGTGAAGCAGAGGGATCCTGCCTGCAAGACTTACATCCATTGCTTTCTTAACTTTAAAGGGTTTTTGGCATTCCAATCCCATAGAGTGGCTCATAAACTGTGGTCACAAAGAAGGGAGAGTCTAGCATTCTTGTTGCAGAACAGGGTCTCCGAGGTGTTTGGAGTGGACATCCATCCCGGCGCAAGGATTGGGCGGGGGATACTGGTCGATCATGCCACTGGAGTGGTTGTTGGCGAGACTGCAGTGATCGGGAACAACGTGTCCATTTTGCATAATGTGACTTTGGGAGGAACTGGTAAAGTCTCCGGTGACAGGCACCCCAAGATTGGAGATGGGGTCTTGATAGGCGCAGGGACTTGCATTCTCGGGAACATCAGTATCGGTGATGGAGCTAAGATTGGTGCGGGGTCAGTTGTTTTGAAGGATGTGCCGCCCAGACGAACTGCCGTGGGTAACCCGGCAAGGTTGATTGGAGGGAAAGAGAACCCAATTGGGCTCGAGAAGTTGCCCAGCTTCACCATGGACCAAACGTCACATATTTCTGAATGGTCTGACTATGTTATTTAG